The Desulfocurvus vexinensis DSM 17965 genome includes a window with the following:
- the ilvC gene encoding ketol-acid reductoisomerase, translating into MKIYYDQDADLGLLKGKTVAIIGYGSQGHAHAQNLRDSGVNVVIGQRPGGANYELAKEHGFEPLSAAEAAKKADCIMILLPDQTQASVYRNDIAPNLAPGKVLFFAHGFNIHYTQIVPPKDVDVVMVAPKGPGHLVRRVYTEGGGVPCLVAVHQDASGKAQDIALAYAKGIGGARSGVMETTFKEETETDLFGEQVVLCGGLTSLIQKGFETLVEAGYQPEVAYFECLHEVKLIVDLIYEGGLAKMRHSISDTAEYGDFTRGPRIVNDAAKAEMKRVLQEIQDGRFAKEFILENVAGQASMHAMRKMTAEHPIEKVGAKLRGMMTWLKK; encoded by the coding sequence ATGAAAATCTACTACGACCAGGACGCCGACCTCGGGCTGCTCAAGGGCAAGACCGTGGCCATCATCGGCTATGGCAGCCAGGGCCACGCCCATGCCCAGAACCTGCGCGACTCGGGCGTGAACGTGGTCATCGGCCAGCGCCCCGGCGGGGCGAACTACGAGCTGGCCAAGGAGCACGGCTTCGAGCCCCTGTCCGCCGCCGAGGCCGCCAAGAAGGCCGACTGCATCATGATCCTGCTGCCGGACCAGACCCAGGCCAGCGTCTACAGGAACGACATCGCCCCGAACCTTGCGCCCGGAAAGGTGCTGTTCTTCGCCCACGGCTTCAACATCCACTACACCCAGATCGTGCCGCCCAAGGATGTGGACGTGGTCATGGTCGCCCCCAAGGGCCCGGGGCACCTGGTGCGCCGGGTGTACACCGAGGGCGGCGGCGTGCCGTGCCTGGTGGCCGTGCATCAGGACGCCAGCGGCAAGGCCCAGGACATCGCCCTGGCCTACGCCAAGGGCATCGGCGGCGCGCGCTCGGGCGTCATGGAGACGACCTTCAAGGAAGAGACCGAGACCGACCTGTTCGGCGAGCAGGTGGTGCTGTGCGGCGGCCTGACCTCGCTGATCCAGAAGGGCTTCGAGACCCTGGTGGAGGCCGGCTACCAGCCCGAGGTGGCCTACTTCGAATGCCTGCACGAGGTGAAACTCATCGTGGACCTGATCTACGAGGGCGGCCTGGCCAAGATGCGCCACTCCATCTCCGACACCGCCGAATACGGCGACTTCACGCGCGGCCCGCGCATCGTCAACGACGCGGCCAAGGCCGAGATGAAGCGCGTGCTCCAGGAGATCCAGGACGGCCGCTTCGCCAAGGAGTTCATCCTCGAAAACGTGGCCGGGCAGGCCTCCATGCACGCCATGCGCAAGATGACCGCCGAACACCCCATCGAGAAGGTCGGCGCCAAGCTGCGCGGCATGATGACCTGGCTCAAGAAGTAG
- a CDS encoding GNAT family N-acetyltransferase: MSLLFGLLTPELDRSGFACGEPALDAYLHKQAGQDMKRGFATVVAACESSSPAVIVGYYTLCAASILLTALPEETARKMSRYPAVPAIRLGRLAVSTAMQGQHIGSLLVLDAVRRAWRNELAWAAFLVDAKNERAAAFYEKFLFQRFRENTLTLWMHRKQAGALIAALG, encoded by the coding sequence ATGAGCCTGCTGTTCGGGCTGCTGACGCCGGAATTGGACAGGAGCGGCTTTGCCTGCGGCGAACCCGCCCTGGACGCCTACCTGCACAAACAGGCCGGGCAGGACATGAAGCGCGGCTTCGCCACCGTGGTGGCCGCCTGCGAGAGTTCCAGCCCCGCGGTGATCGTCGGCTATTACACCCTGTGCGCCGCGTCGATCCTCCTGACCGCCCTGCCGGAAGAGACCGCCCGCAAAATGTCGCGCTATCCAGCCGTACCGGCCATTCGCCTGGGGCGGCTGGCGGTGTCCACCGCCATGCAGGGCCAGCACATCGGCAGCCTGCTGGTGCTGGACGCCGTGCGCCGGGCCTGGCGCAACGAACTGGCCTGGGCCGCGTTCCTGGTCGATGCCAAAAACGAGCGCGCCGCCGCCTTCTACGAGAAATTCCTCTTCCAACGCTTCCGCGAAAACACGCTCACGCTGTGGATGCACCGCAAACAGGCCGGAGCCCTGATCGCGGCTCTGGGCTGA
- a CDS encoding DUF1778 domain-containing protein, translating to MTHQTENSMSRIDARIPLSVREVIDRAAAMQGRTRTDFLIEAALEKAERVIAEQAVLRLVVADQEVLAKALLDEQVTEATPFIKGLAAEYAARIRHT from the coding sequence ATGACACACCAGACTGAAAATTCCATGTCCCGGATTGACGCCCGGATTCCCCTGTCCGTCCGCGAGGTCATTGACCGCGCCGCCGCCATGCAGGGCAGAACCCGCACGGACTTCTTGATCGAAGCGGCGCTGGAAAAGGCGGAAAGGGTCATCGCGGAGCAGGCGGTCCTGCGGCTGGTCGTAGCGGATCAGGAAGTGCTCGCCAAGGCTCTTTTGGATGAGCAGGTCACGGAAGCCACGCCTTTCATCAAGGGGCTGGCCGCCGAGTACGCCGCGCGGATACGCCATACATGA